In Gouania willdenowi chromosome 17, fGouWil2.1, whole genome shotgun sequence, one DNA window encodes the following:
- the LOC114479391 gene encoding integral membrane protein 2C-like isoform X1 yields MVKITFAPVSTQKADKEREADTVVIAEAHEHMVCPVVSNKSFPTCVVCLSVGLLLFLSGLVLTCVFTYRHFYVPQQQIPEDSLFHCRVFYEDAIYAPLRGRQELEEKVGIFLEDNYEQISVPVPHFGGSDPADIIHDFQRGLTAYHDLVLDKCYITELNSTSVMAPRSLWELLVNVKRGTYLPHTYIVQEEMVVTGRVRNTRQLGPFIHRLCYGKDTYRLRHRSSQRQRIKKRETRRCHRIRHFENTFVVETLICELI; encoded by the exons atggtgaaaatcaCCTTCGCGCCGGTTTCCACGCAGAAGGCGGACAAAGAGCGCGAGGCGGACACCGTTGTCATAGCGGAAGCCCAC GAACACATGGTTTGTCCTGTTGTGTCCAACAAGTCCTTTCCAACATGTGTTGTGTGCCTCAGCGTGGGACTGTTGCTCTTCCTCTCAGGGCTGGTGCTGACCTGTGTCTTCACCTACCGTCACTTCTACGTCCCTCAG CAGCAGATCCCTGAGGACAGCCTGTTCCACTGCCGTGTTTTCTACGAAGACGCCATCTACGCCCCGCTGAGGGGACGCCAGGAGCTGGAGGAGAAAGTGGGTATCTTCCTGGAGGACAACTATGAGCAGATCAGCGTCCCAGTGCCCCACTTTGGAGGCAGTGACCCCGCCGACATCATCCATGACTTTCAGAGG GGTCTGACTGCGTACCACGACCTGGTCTTAGACAAGTGTTACATCACTGAGCTGAACAGCACCTCCGTCATGGCTCCACGCAGCCTGTGGGAGCTGCTCGTCAACGTCAAG agGGGAACGTACCTCCCTCACACCTACATCGTTCAGGAGGAGATGGTGGTGACGGGCAGGGTGAGGAACACCAGGCAGCTCGGACCCTTCATCCATCGTCTGTGCTACGGCAAGGACACGTACCGCCTGCGCCACCGCAGCAGCCAGCGACAAC GAATCAAGAAGCGCGAGACCCGTCGCTGTCACAGGATCCGTCACTTTGAGAACACGTTTGTGGTGGAGACGCTGATCTGTGAGCTGATCTAA
- the LOC114479391 gene encoding integral membrane protein 2C-like isoform X2, which produces MVKITFAPVSTQKADKEREADTVVIAEAHEHMVCPVVSNKSFPTCVVCLSVGLLLFLSGLVLTCVFTYRHFYVPQQIPEDSLFHCRVFYEDAIYAPLRGRQELEEKVGIFLEDNYEQISVPVPHFGGSDPADIIHDFQRGLTAYHDLVLDKCYITELNSTSVMAPRSLWELLVNVKRGTYLPHTYIVQEEMVVTGRVRNTRQLGPFIHRLCYGKDTYRLRHRSSQRQRIKKRETRRCHRIRHFENTFVVETLICELI; this is translated from the exons atggtgaaaatcaCCTTCGCGCCGGTTTCCACGCAGAAGGCGGACAAAGAGCGCGAGGCGGACACCGTTGTCATAGCGGAAGCCCAC GAACACATGGTTTGTCCTGTTGTGTCCAACAAGTCCTTTCCAACATGTGTTGTGTGCCTCAGCGTGGGACTGTTGCTCTTCCTCTCAGGGCTGGTGCTGACCTGTGTCTTCACCTACCGTCACTTCTACGTCCCTCAG CAGATCCCTGAGGACAGCCTGTTCCACTGCCGTGTTTTCTACGAAGACGCCATCTACGCCCCGCTGAGGGGACGCCAGGAGCTGGAGGAGAAAGTGGGTATCTTCCTGGAGGACAACTATGAGCAGATCAGCGTCCCAGTGCCCCACTTTGGAGGCAGTGACCCCGCCGACATCATCCATGACTTTCAGAGG GGTCTGACTGCGTACCACGACCTGGTCTTAGACAAGTGTTACATCACTGAGCTGAACAGCACCTCCGTCATGGCTCCACGCAGCCTGTGGGAGCTGCTCGTCAACGTCAAG agGGGAACGTACCTCCCTCACACCTACATCGTTCAGGAGGAGATGGTGGTGACGGGCAGGGTGAGGAACACCAGGCAGCTCGGACCCTTCATCCATCGTCTGTGCTACGGCAAGGACACGTACCGCCTGCGCCACCGCAGCAGCCAGCGACAAC GAATCAAGAAGCGCGAGACCCGTCGCTGTCACAGGATCCGTCACTTTGAGAACACGTTTGTGGTGGAGACGCTGATCTGTGAGCTGATCTAA
- the snorc gene encoding protein SNORC: MFPYRTKLLLLLGLVLTAVCSDAASAHRDSQDTMSGEPPTEPPTTEPFEGRTEPSFTYDYEEVSHSHPSDGEQGVLGPGAITAIVIAVFLGASVLLALIVIAVRKFTSS; the protein is encoded by the exons ATGTTTCCCTACAGAACCAAACTACTGCTGCTGCTCGGCCTTGTGCTCACCGCCGTGTGCTCAG ACGCGGCGTCCGCTCACAGAGACAGTCAGGACACCATGTCTGGGGAACCGCCCACTGAGCCCCCCACCACGGAGCCTTTCGAGGGTCGCACGGAGCCGTCCTTTACCTACGACTACGAGGAGGTGTCCCACTCACACCCCTCAGATGGAGAGCAAG gagtgcTGGGGCCTGGTGCCATCACAGCCATCGTCATAGCGGTGTTCCTGGGGGCGTCGGTTCTCCTCGCCCTCATCGTCATCGCCGTCAGGAAGTTCACCTCCTCATAG